GAGTCATCACCCGACTTTGATCCCCTTTACTTGACCAGGAGGGACGAACTCCGGGACAAACTAAGAGAAAATCCTCTCCACAGACGCGCCGCAATTGCGCCACTTCTTGGGGAGAACAAACCGCCCCATCAATTCCCGATTCTTTGCCCAATAATGCCAGATTTAAGGCATATTCCGATAGTTCTAGGGGAATTTTGAGGTCGAGGGCTAATTCGCGGGCGTTAAGGCTGGTTAAAACGGTGATAGCGAGAAGTTTTGGCGGCGATAGCAGGTCAGAGATTGCCTCCTTAGCCGCCCTCAGCGCTTGCCGTCCGGCCGTAGCGTGGAGGGTGAGTAAATCCACTTGATAGCGACTGGCGGAACGACAGGCCCCGGCGACCGTATTGGGAATATCATGAAATTTTAGGTCGAGAAAGCTCTTTTTTTGTCTTTCTTGCAGAATCCCTAGAATTTCTGCACCGCTACTGACAAATAATTCTAGTCCCACTTTCCAAAAATTGACTTCCGGCAACAGATCGAGCAATGCGATCGCTGATTCTAAATCCGGCACATCGAGAGGAACAATAATTCGGTCTGAGTTGGTCATATTGGGGCGATACAGTGGGGGTGTGGGGTGTGGGGTGTGGGGTGTGGGGTGTGGGGAGAGGGAAGTGGGGAGAGGGAAGTGGGGAAGTGGGGAAGTGGGGACGGAGTTTAAAGGCAGTACAGCTTAAATCAGAGAAAAATCCAATCGGCAAAAGTGGCAGCCTGTCCGCAGTAAATGCCGTCACGATCGATGATATTCCAAACGATCGCTTTTTCAATGCGAAATAGTTGACCGTTTTTCGTGATCCTTACCCCGTGATAATCGTTGATATAGCCCTTTTTTTTGACTAAATCCAGCATTTTTTGGCGTTCTTGGGCGGGTTCCTCTCCCTGTACCGTTGCTCGCGAAGGAGTTGTTAATAATTCTGGCCAAGTTAAACCCCAGAGATCGAGGGCGCTGCGATTACCATAGTTAAAGATCGGATTAGTTTGTGTACCGTGGGAAACTAGGACAAAAGGGGCATAAAAGAGCATTTTACTCTGTTCTTTGCCAGTACCGATCCGGGGCAAAAGCGATCGCCCGATTAACTGTTCATAACTATCCAGCAGCAATTCTGTCCAAGCTATAATAGCTAAATCTTGCCAAATTTCCATAAAATTATCTTGAAAAACTGGTTTAATCTTCCCTTTGCCAATATTTATAGGCAGCGTAGGCTAAAGTAATCACTCCCGTCAGAATTGCCGACTCATCCACTAAAAATTCCGGATGGTGAAGGGGGGGATTGAGGAGGTTAGGAGAACCCACTCCCAGACGGAACATTGTCCCCGGGGCCTGTTGCAAATAAAGGGAAAAATCCTCGGCCCCCATGGAGGGTTCCGAGAGAATTAAAACCCGATCCCGTCCCCAAGCTTCTAAACCAGCTTCTTCCACCAAACGAGTTAAAAATTGGTCATTTTGTACCGATGGCACGCCCCGACGATATTTTACTTGACATTTAGCGTTATATGTGCTACAGACATTCGTGACCAAACTCTCGATCCATTCCGGGAGATGGGCGTGGGTTTCTGGGTGCAGCGATCGCACGGTTCCCGCCATGCGTACCTGATCGGCGATGACGTTGGGGGCGCGACCACCGCTAATCTGCCCGATGGTGAGGACAATGGGACGCAAAGGGTTTTGAGTCCGACTAATTGCCTGTTGCAAAGTGGTGATTACT
This portion of the Microcystis aeruginosa NIES-2549 genome encodes:
- a CDS encoding MEKHLA domain-containing protein; translated protein: MEIWQDLAIIAWTELLLDSYEQLIGRSLLPRIGTGKEQSKMLFYAPFVLVSHGTQTNPIFNYGNRSALDLWGLTWPELLTTPSRATVQGEEPAQERQKMLDLVKKKGYINDYHGVRITKNGQLFRIEKAIVWNIIDRDGIYCGQAATFADWIFL
- the pyrF gene encoding orotidine-5'-phosphate decarboxylase, whose amino-acid sequence is MTNSDRIIVPLDVPDLESAIALLDLLPEVNFWKVGLELFVSSGAEILGILQERQKKSFLDLKFHDIPNTVAGACRSASRYQVDLLTLHATAGRQALRAAKEAISDLLSPPKLLAITVLTSLNARELALDLKIPLELSEYALNLALLGKESGIDGAVCSPQEVAQLRRVCGEDFLLVCPGVRPSWSSKGDQSRVMTPSQAIKAGADYLVIGRPITGAEEPKVAWAKICQELADI